AATGTCGCCGCTCTGGCTGGCCAGCGCGGCAGCTCCGCCGATTCGCTCAGCGCTGAGTTCACCACTCACGGTTTCACCGCGCACGTCGCCTCCCATATCTGCCGTGGTAAGGCTGCCGCTCACCGTGACGATCTCTGCGCGCTCGTTCAACTGAAAGACGGCGGCTTCGCCAAAGCGCGTGGTTGCCCGAAGGGTGGATGCCTTTGGCAGGCGCATCTCGATATCCACCGTGCCGCGGCGGAGATACTCCGGCACCGAAACCTTCACGTCCAGCCGCGTGTCCGTGCCGTGGGTCTCAACGCGGTAGAGCGCGGCGTTTGCCACCGCCTCATTGGATGTTGCGCCCCACGCCACCTTGCGGATCACCACCGACGCAACGTCGGAATCGACCCCCGTGATGCGCACGTTGCCGGCCGGGTTCTCAACGCTGACGTAAGCTCCGTGCTCCAGGTGGTGCTCAGACTCGTTGGTCTCTGCATGTTCCGGGTGGCTCGCCGTATTGACGGGTCGGCTGTCGTCGCCGTCGGTCCAGATGCGTACGCGGTTGGAGACGTTGGCGCCCCAATGCGCGCCGGTTTGTGAAGCGCATCGCAACTGAACCTGCAATTGGCGCGCTATTCGCTCTGGAGCGATTCGCGATACGGCGCGCGAAATCTTCTCGCCAAGGTCGTCCAGGTCGATCTTCGGCGCTCCGTGTTCGCGCGGACGCTCCGGCCGCTTCTGCCCATCCCACTCTTTCGGCTTCGCCTTTGCGTCTCCGCCTTCGCGGGTCTCGCCTTTCAATGTGGCGATAAGCGTTTCAGCTTCCTGTGCCGTGATCTTCCCGTCCTGCAGTAACTGCAGAATGCGCATTACGCTGTCATCCATGCCATTGCTCCTCAACCTTCATCGTTCAGCGCGTCCGCCGCGGTCGTCAGCGGCAGGTCTCCCCGCGCCACTGCGCGCAGTATCTCTCTTCGGCGCTCTTGTGCGGCCTCATCCACCGTCTGCCTCGCCAGTCCCAGCGCGCGAAGGGCCTGCGTCAGCCGGTTGCGGACTGTGGGATACGATATCCCGAGTTCGCGCTCCACCCGGGTGATATTGCCTTCGCACCGCAGGAACAGTTCGATAAATGCCGACTGCTCCGGGCTCAGTGCGCAGAACCGGCACGGTTCGAACTCGGCGCGAACGGTGGCGCCGCATGCCTGGCAGCACAGTTCGCGTGGGGCCATGAGCCCCTCCTCGCAAACCGGGCACAGATTAAGCAGTTTGGCCATGTTCGGGCAAGTTGGGATGCTGACGCCATAAATCGCTTCAGCCATCCATACGAAGGAGACACGGCTTCGGTTTCACAGTTTCAAAAAGTTTATGTGCGGCTAACTAATCGTAAGGCAAACTACCGATTTGGATGTCCAAATTCAACTTTCCGTACGTTTAGGCGCCTGGTGTCGCCGGATTGGCCGGTGCGTCGCCGGGTTGGATCGACCGCTTTGTGCCGAGTGACGGGGCCTTTACGGCCGGGCCGGCCGCCGGCGCCTTGCCGTCACCTGGTTTTTGTCCCGCCGGCACCTGGTTGATCGCCGGTTTATGGGCGGTTAGGGCTTTCAGCGAAGAAAGGCCACTCAAAGCGTCGGCGCTGGTCGGGTTGTACTCCAGAGACACATTCAGTGCATTGCGAGCGTCCTCGGCCCGGCCCGCCATCATATACGCCATGCCCAGATGGTAGTAGATCACATCGGCGGCTTCCGCCTTGGAGCCCAGAGCCGACATGCGGTCGGCTGCCTGCGTCAGCACATCCACGGCGCCGTTGTAGTCCTTGAGCTTGTAGAGCGCCCATCCGTAGCTGTCTTCGATTTCGGCCAGGAGGGCCGGTTCATTCGCTGTGTCCGAGTTCTTCCTGGCCGCCCGCAGCGCGTCGGCCAGGTACTGCCTGGCAAGCGGTAAGTTCTGATCGTTCTGAACCATCAAATAGCCGAGCGTGTTCAACACGAACGGGCTGGAGGGATCGATCTTCTGGGCCATGGAGGCTTCGCTGATGGCGCGGAACTGCGGCTTTGCAGTATCTGTTTTGGCATAGGCATCCGCAAGGCTGCTGTGCAGCACGGCCAGGTCGGTATTGCTCACGTGGCGGCATGCCTGAATTCCACGCTGCAGATACTCCTCCGCCATCGACCACTGACCATAGGTGCTGAGCAGGCCGGATACTTCCTCGTAGGTGGCAGCCGCCGTTGGCGCCGTGTGCACGTAGTTATCCAGGTAAAAGCGCGCTCTCAGCGTATCGCCTTTGTGGAGTTCGACACTGGCCTGCTCGAGGTCGGGCGATTGCCGGTGCATCACCTGCGCGATCAGCACCCAGCCGATTACGCCAAGGCCCACGGCCAGCACCAGACGCAGCACCAGCTGCAGCGCGGTCAGCAGCCCGGATGATTGCCTCAAATTCTGCATCTCCCGGCCATGCCGCACAGCAGCTCCACGGCGGCCGCCAACTTACCGGGAGTGCGGTACAAGCAGGACAATGAAACTTACTCCGTTGTTGATACCGTGCATCATCATTGTTACATACAGCGATCCGGTGGATTCATACGCCCACGCCAGCAAAACGCCCATCACCACGATGGCGGGCGATGCGATTGGGTTGAAGTGCGCGGCCCCAAACACAAGGCCGCTTACCACCATTCCCACACCGGGGTTCCACCGACGTTTGATGCAGTTGTAGAGCCAGCCTCGAAACAGCAGCTCTTCGCCGATCGGCACTGCAATCGAGCCGACCAGGGCCATTGCCAGTCGCATTGGAAAGCTCTTCATTGATTTCGTCATCGCGCCGGCGTCCACGGAGCTGGCCGCGCGCTCGAGTGCGTGGAACCGCGCTGCTCCGAGAGCAAACCGATAGAGCTCCGTCACGAAGGCGTCGAGATAGTTCGAGAAGACCAGCAGTCCCACACCAAACAGCAGACCGAGACAAAGCAGGCGCCAGTTCGGCCGTCCAAGACCCACCGAACGAAGTGAAGCCCCATACAGGCGGAACACCCAGAGTGGCAGGCCAATGAACACGATGTTCTGAATGACCAGCAGAGCGACAGTCATCCAGGGCTGCTGCAAGTACGCCTGAACGGCATTGGGATCGGCGGCCGCATTTGGGTTGAACAGGAACAGTGGCAGCATCAAGGGCATGACAAGAACAGTGATAATCACAATAGCAGCCTGAACGCCCAGATACCAGTGCACGGCGCTCCACCTGGCCGCGAATGGCGGTTTGGGCATGTTTGAAGCGCCCAATGCCTCCTGCTCGGTGGCGCTGAGATCGAAATTGGGCATACCAGGATCCGGTTCCGCACGCTCGTCACCATCAGACAGGCTAACTTGCGCCGCCGATTCCCGCGCAGGCGGCTCGATCGCCTCTGAGGTGTCTGCGTCGTCCGGGCGCTCACCTTGCGACTCCGGCCAACCTGTGTCGTCGCCCGGCGCCAGCGGCCGCTCGATCGCCAGCCGGCAGCGACGGCGGTAGCTCAGCCACACGCCGAGAATGACAGAGTCGGAGATGAGCATGAGGAGCAGAACGATTTGACCGGCAATCGTCATCGCCTGCGATGGAGCGGCTTGCAATATCACGAGATGCACTCCGTTTCAAGCCGGGTTAGGCCGGCGCCCTGGCCACTCGACCCCGTTCGAGCCAGGAAGACCTCCTCCAACGAACCGCTCTCGCAGCAGACTTCCGCCACCGTGCCCAGTGCGATTAGCCGTCCCCGGTGGATGATCCCAATTCGATTGCAAATCTTCTCCGCGATCTCCAGGATGTGCGTCGAGATGAAAACCGCACAGCCGTCGCGGCACAGTGACTTCAGAACCTCGCGCATGGTTCTTGCTCCGTCGGGATCCAGGCCGACGGTGGGTTCATCCAGGAAGAGCACGCGAGGCGCGTGAATGAGCGCGCCTGCAAATGCGATCTTCTGCCGCATGCCGCGTGAGTAGCTCCCAATCAATTGCCTGGCCTTGGACCCCAGCTCGAAAAGCTCGAGAAGCTCCGGTATGCGTGCTGATCGCGCTCGCGCATCCACCGAGTAGAGATCGGCCATAAACTGAAGGAACTCGATGCCCGTCAGCTTTTCATAGAGGAAAGGATTATCCGGCACATAACCGAACGTGCGGCGCGCCTCGATCGGCTGCGTTTGGATGTCGAAACCGCAGATACGCGCGGATCCACCCGTCGGCCTGAGCAAGCCGGTCATCAGTTTGATGCTGGTTGTTTTTCCGGCGCCGTTCGGGCCTAGAAACCCGAAGAGTTCGCCGCCGGGAACCGTGAGCGTGAGCTCGTCCACAGCCAGGAGACCGTCGAACTGCCGCGAAAGCTGCCTGCACTCGATCAAGCCGGAATCTCCGCGACCAGCAGACGATCGATACCGGCCAGATCTTTCATGGCGCGCGTCTGCAAAAAGCCGGCTCTTTCCGCGAGCTGCTTCAGTGCGCCGATCTGGCCAATTCCCACTTCCATCATCAGGGCGCCACCTGGGGCCAGCACGCCGGCGGCCTGACGAATAACCTCCGCCGGCAGCTCCAGTCCGGTTGGTCCGCCATCCAGCGCAATGCGCGGCTCATGGCGCACCTCCGGCGGCAGGCACTCTATCGCGCCGCTGCTGATGTAGGGTGGATTGCACAGAATCAGGTCCAATCCGCCGCGGACGGCTTTGAGGAGGGAGGCGCACATGAAGGCGCACCGCCGCTGGATGCCGTGGCGTACGGCATTCCTGCCGGCAATCTCAATGGCGGCGGCGGAGAGATCGATGAAGAGCACCGATGCCGCAGGGCGGTGGATGGCGGTGGCGATTCCGACGCAGCCGCTGCCCGTGCAGACGTCGACCACGCGTGCAGCTGGCCTCCCGGCAAGAAACTCGAGCGCGGCCTCCACCATCAGCTCCGTCTCCGGGCGGGGCACAAGCACGCCCGGACCAACGAGGAAGGGAATGCCATAGAACTCCTGTATACCGCGCACCCATGCAAAGGGCTCACGGCGCTCCCGGCGTTGAATCCAGCCCCGAAACCGCCCGAGTTGGCCGGCGTCCGGCGCCGCGACGGTGCCCGCGATGATCTGTGTGCGTGTGGCGTTCACTGCGTCGGCTAGAAGCACCTGCGCTTCCAACCTGGGCTGCTCGATACCTGCTTCGGCCAGTGCCCGCGAAGCGTCGTCAACCAGCTGCCGCAATGTCGCCGCGCCAGAGTACGCCTGAGCGCTCACGCCGCAGCGCTCTCCTGCAGCTTCAGCGCCTGGTCAAACGTGATGAGTTCATCGATAAACGACTGGATGTCGCCGTCCAGTACACCCGCCACATTGTGGAGCGTCTTGTTGATGCGATGGTCTGTGACACGGCCATCCGGAAAGTTGTACGTGCGAATCTTTTCGCTGCGTTCTCCAGAGCCGACCTGCAGCCTCCGGGCATTGGTCATTTCGGCGTTGGCTCGAGCCAATTCCGCTTCGTACAGGCGGGAGCGAAGCACCACCCATGCCTTGGTTTTGTTCTGCAATTGGCTTCGCTCGTCCTGACATGTGACCACGAGACCGGTAGGCTTGTGGGTAAGCCGTATGGCGGTGGCGACTTTCTGTACGTTCTGTCCACCGGCGCTCGAGGCATGGTATACATCCTCCACCACGTCGTTGCGGTCGATCTCCACGTCCACTTCCTCGGCCTCTGGGAGAACCGCCACCGTGACCGTGGAGGTCTGGATGCGTCCGCTCGACTCGGTGACGGGCACGCGCTGCACCCGGTGGACGCCGCCCTCAAACTTGAGCTGGCTCCAGGCGCCGCGACCCGCAACTTCGCATGTTACTTCCTGAATGCCGCCCAAACCGGTTTCCTGCAAACTCAGCGTCTCCAGTTTCCAGTGGCGCCGCTCCGCATATCGCGCGTACATCCGGAATATCTCGGCAGCAAACAGGCGCGCTTCCTCACCACCCGCAGCCGCTCTTATCTCCATAATTACATTACGACTATCATTGCGATCTTGTGGGAGGAGAAGCGTCCGGATCTGGCTATCCAGCTCCGCCTGGCGGTTTCGCATCTCGTCGAGCATCTCCTGGGCGGCAATCCGCTCGTCGGCCTCGGAAGCGGCTACAAGCTCTTCCGCCTCTGGAATATCGGTGGACAGCTGCCGGTATTCACGAAATGCGAGCGCTACGCTTTCAAGTTCGTTGCGTGAGCGCGCCAGTTGGGTGTACAGCTGGTAGTCACTGCCGATCTCCGGATCATTGATCTGGGCAAGCAGATCGGTATAGCGTCGATCGATCTCTTCGAGACGCGGAAGTGCAGCTTCGAGGGACAAATTGTGAGGTGGCCGATCGTCCTTAAGGTAGACGCCGGTATTCGACGCCCTGGCGCCATTGTACCCAACCGTATTCCGGGGCTTGTGTTTTGCCCAGGGCTGCGGGCGCAACGCAGCGCCGGGGCAAGTTCAAAATCGACTGCGCCACAGGCTCCGCGTCATTCCCGCCGCACTACCATTCGCAGCGGTCAAGCTGTCTGGAAGAGCGGTCCGCCGAAACCATGCGCCGCTTGACTATCCTATGCTCGCCGCAGGCCGGACCGGCCGCGCGACGACCGCAGTCAAAATTCGCTATACTGGTGGGCCGCGGCCGTACGCGCTGCGCCGGCGCCCTCGCGGCAGCGGGCACGGCAATGAAGATCAGGAAGGATGACACACATGGAAAGCCTGGCAGCAACTTGCAAAGAGAGCGCAGTGCGCGGTATGGAGCGCTTCCTGAAGACGTTCTCATTCGTACCGGATGACAAGCTGACCTGGACGCCGACGCCAACGGCCAAGTCCGCCATCCGGATCGCCGCTCATACCGCTCTCACAGCGGGCAATATGGCCCGCGTGATCCGTGCCGGGACGTTTCCGGGGCGTGACGAGTTCCTTGAGCGGATGGCGCAATCAACCGCGGCCGAAGCGGCACTGACGAGCCGCACTGAGATTGAGAGCGAGTACCGGAAGAATACGGCTGAGGTGCTTGCGGCATTGGACTCCCTGACGCCGGAACAGATCGGCGCTTCGCTGGAGACCGGGTTCGGGCAGCCGATGCCGATGACGCTGCTGATGCAGATGCCGGGTATTCACGGGATGTCTCACGCCGCGCAGATTGAGTATCTTCAGACCTGCTGGGGCGACCAGGAGATGCACTTCTAAACCATGTGCGTTGCGCGGGCTCCATCTACGATCGAGATGCTGCGCTTGAGCCCCCATTCGGACCGCTGCCCGGCACAGTTCGAGCAACTACCCAGTGGTGCATTCCCAGCCGCCGAACCCGCGCGAACCCTTCGCGCTCAAACATGGCGAGCGTGCCCCCGTGCAGAAACGATGACGAGGTTTTGCGGCCTTCCACGTCTTCCGGATACGCCTCAACCGCTCCGCCGCCCAGCCGGGCGATCTCCTCAAGCGCGGCCTTCAGCGCCATGTTCGCCAGCCCTCGTTTGCGGTAGCCTTTGCCAACGAAGAAGCAGGTGATTCGCCAGTCCGGCAGCTTATCCAGGCCGGTCTCATACTGTTTTCGGTGCTTGATGTTGCGGAGTTCGTCAGGCGGACCGAATTGGCACCAGGCTATTGCCGTGTCGCCCTCGAAGACCATCGCCGCCTGCGCTCGACCCTCGCGAACGAGTCGCTCCTTCGTCTCGCGGTACGGCTTGCACTGGCCTTTCGGTCCGGTCGGATCGAGGTGGAAAGCAATACACCAGCATCCGCCCCAAATGCCGCCGTTGGCAGCAACCAGCCGGTCGAACTCCGGCCATGTGCTCTCGTCGAGCATCCGGACCGTCAACTCTGGCATCACTTCACGCTCCCGGTTGCAAACCCATGCGACTTGTCGACCGGCGTTAACGGTCGATCATCGTCATCACAGATGCACGTTATCTCGGAATTGTACTAACAGAACCAGCGGGCCAGGCAGGTCGTGGGCGTAGGCGCCATGGATCCCACGACGCCTCTCAGACGGCCATCAAGCGCGACAGGCATCCTCAGCCGCGACGCGCCGCCTCGATGGCTGCGATGTCGATCTTTGTCATCTGCATCATCGCATCGAAGGCGCGCTTGGCGGCCGCCGGATCGGGATCGGCGATGCCTTCCACAAGGACGGCCGGCGTGATCTGCCATGAGATGCCCCATTTATCCTTGCACCAGCCGCAAACACTTTCCTGGCCACCGTTGCCGACGATCGCGTTCCAGTAGCGATCGGTCTCTTCCTGGTCCGTGGTAGATACCTGAAACGAGAACGCCTCGTTGTGCGTGAACGCGGATCCTCCGTTGAGACCGAGGCATGGGACGCCCATCACCGTAAACTGCACGGTCAGAACGTCGCCTTTCTTGCCGGAGGGATAGTCGCCGGGCGCGCGGCAAACGGCACCTATGGCGGAATCCGGAAAGGTTCTGGCGTAAAACAGCGCAGCCTCCTCGGCGTTGCCATCGTACCAGAGACAAATCGTATTCTTTGCCGGTTTATCCATGTTCGTGGTCTCCCACTTCCATTATACAACAGGCGTTAGGCGCGTCCGGACCGCAGCGTCAAGCGCGGGTGCGGCCAGCGAGGCACTTGCCGGCTCGAGTCGATTGTGCCGCAAACATATCTGCGGGAACGCACTCGAAGTGGATCCGTCCGCCGGAGATTGACCGCATTCTCACCCCGATCGTCACGCGTCACCAGGATTTAGGCGCAGTTCACTTGCTGGACGGCGGATCCATCAGCTTGCCACTTCGGGCTAGTTCGGGGTCGGTGCATGCCGCCAGGTTGAAGCAGCACGGCCGTCGATGCTTGCCGCCTAGTTTAGAGATGGTTTTGTCGATGCGTATGGCGCGCGTATTCGCGTTGCGGGTTTCATTGACCCATCGAACCCATTCCCAGCGCGCCATCGGCGTGATATCGCTCCATTTGTCCTGGACGTCCCGCGGCGCAGCTTTCAAAGCATTTACAAGGTCTTCCGGCACCTCGGGTTCCGGCCATTCATCGGCTATCTCAAGCACCAGGCTCGCCCGGTCACCCGCTCCGATGCCGAGGGCCGCTTGCAGTCCGGCATCCACGCGCATCCAATGTCCAAAACGCCCGTCCGGTTCCAGGACGGTCCGGAATACGCGGCTGTTGATCGTGCCGTTTACAGCCACCTGCCCGCGTGACGGCAATTTGGCGCTCGTTTCCGCAGGCACCTTGAGAATAGTCTGTTCCTTAAGAGCGAACAGCTCGGCTTCAAAGCGGATGGAAACAGCAGGTGTCATGGTCGTACCGGCCCGATCGTTGTCAGCGTGCGAGCTGCTCGCGGTCAATGCGTCTCATCTCGTCGGGAGCCATGCTGAGTACAAACGTAAATCGCTCGGCCCAATCGCGGCGAGCGTGCGGGCTGCCAAAACCCTACCGAGGATGGAATCCACTCTCTCCCGGTCAGAAACCCGCACCGACCGGATCGGTGAGGAGCGGTTCGATTGTAGACCACAACTCAGGCGCTTCCAGCAATGTCGCATACTGTTCAACCCAGAACCGGATTCGGGACCGGTCTATAGCAGGATGCACTTCCGCAATCGTTTGGATGTCGGCACGGTCCTGGTGTCGGTTTGCAATTGCTTTCAGGATGATCAAATCCTCAGGCGTCGGGAGACGTACTTTCAACTCCCCATCCAGATGTTCGGTTGACCTCTCGATGACTTCTGCCTCAAAGTGCATGCAACCAAGAGCGATGTCGATTGCCATGCCGCTACGTTGGTGCGTCAGTCCAACAAAGCGCGCCTGCCGGGCGAAGTTGCCCATCCCGCGAGAGCGGGGGACGAAGCCGCGGGCTTCCAGGTCCGCTAGAAGCGCATCGACGTGTTCGGTGTCAAACATCACAAGGGCATCCACGACTCGGGTGTACCTTGGTCTGGCCACAAGGCACACTGCTACACCGCCGATCACCACCGCTTTCAGCTTCAGTCGCTCAAATGCGTTGGCGAGGTCCGCCAACGCTGCAACATGCGTTTCAGCTAACGGATTCATGATAGCGCGCCCGAATCTTCTCCCATCGCTCCGCCACAGAGTTGCTAGCGTATAGCGGCGCCCTTTGCGGGATTCGTTCGGCAAACTGTATGATCGCGGCGTAGTCGCGGAGCTTCTCTGGGAACGTCGCCTTCCGCCACTCCTGGACTTCAAAGCGGTGAAATGCTTCATATCCGGCACGCTGCTCGCGTACAACCTGCTTCATCTCTTCCAGTGTCATCCCGATCGCCCTCGCTAATCAGACTTCGGCCGTGTTGTAGTGGCCAGCTGTGCCATCTGCTGAGCTGAACTACGCTGCAACCTCTAGCTTGCCAGCAACGCAAATCGGCTCAGGAATATCCAGTCCGTCCTCTCGGATGCCCTGCAGGTGAAGCTTGATTGCGTCGCGCGTGTTGTACTTAGCCACTTCTCGCGTGGCACCAGCATTAACGCATCCAGGCAAATCTGGAACATAGGCCGACCAGTTGTTCGATCCCCGTTCGTAGATTACGGTATATTCCCTCATGGACTCTCCAGTCCGGCCTGTCGCCAGACGCGCCATTACGTCTTCGGGCGCGTTTCGTCGCGATGATACGGGCTCGCAAATGGCTTGATGGTCGTACCACAGAACGCACTTTCCTCCGCACCCACGCCGCCGGATTAACCTGTTTCGACAGCAGATATCGGATGTACGATTACTGTTGGTCCAGTACCGCGCTTTCCATTTGGGCAGCC
This DNA window, taken from Armatimonadota bacterium, encodes the following:
- a CDS encoding type II toxin-antitoxin system HicB family antitoxin, with the protein product MREYTVIYERGSNNWSAYVPDLPGCVNAGATREVAKYNTRDAIKLHLQGIREDGLDIPEPICVAGKLEVAA
- a CDS encoding GNAT family N-acetyltransferase produces the protein MPELTVRMLDESTWPEFDRLVAANGGIWGGCWCIAFHLDPTGPKGQCKPYRETKERLVREGRAQAAMVFEGDTAIAWCQFGPPDELRNIKHRKQYETGLDKLPDWRITCFFVGKGYRKRGLANMALKAALEEIARLGGGAVEAYPEDVEGRKTSSSFLHGGTLAMFEREGFARVRRLGMHHWVVARTVPGSGPNGGSSAASRS
- a CDS encoding DUF4097 family beta strand repeat protein; its protein translation is MDDSVMRILQLLQDGKITAQEAETLIATLKGETREGGDAKAKPKEWDGQKRPERPREHGAPKIDLDDLGEKISRAVSRIAPERIARQLQVQLRCASQTGAHWGANVSNRVRIWTDGDDSRPVNTASHPEHAETNESEHHLEHGAYVSVENPAGNVRITGVDSDVASVVIRKVAWGATSNEAVANAALYRVETHGTDTRLDVKVSVPEYLRRGTVDIEMRLPKASTLRATTRFGEAAVFQLNERAEIVTVSGSLTTADMGGDVRGETVSGELSAERIGGAAALASQSGDIRAADIRRGITASTASGDVSVNRVEGGRVECKSISGDVTVADAASEAPLDISVESVSGDVSLRNGNGNITLKTVSGDANGTGLAANRIQSQTVSGDISLELVQPFSGAMQINSISGDVHAAIPDGSNVRVAMNTTSGDVGCELSAQDVTATDTMWHGQIGTGAGSVTIHTISGDSRIKRA
- a CDS encoding DinB family protein, with amino-acid sequence MESLAATCKESAVRGMERFLKTFSFVPDDKLTWTPTPTAKSAIRIAAHTALTAGNMARVIRAGTFPGRDEFLERMAQSTAAEAALTSRTEIESEYRKNTAEVLAALDSLTPEQIGASLETGFGQPMPMTLLMQMPGIHGMSHAAQIEYLQTCWGDQEMHF
- the prmC gene encoding peptide chain release factor N(5)-glutamine methyltransferase, producing the protein MSAQAYSGAATLRQLVDDASRALAEAGIEQPRLEAQVLLADAVNATRTQIIAGTVAAPDAGQLGRFRGWIQRRERREPFAWVRGIQEFYGIPFLVGPGVLVPRPETELMVEAALEFLAGRPAARVVDVCTGSGCVGIATAIHRPAASVLFIDLSAAAIEIAGRNAVRHGIQRRCAFMCASLLKAVRGGLDLILCNPPYISSGAIECLPPEVRHEPRIALDGGPTGLELPAEVIRQAAGVLAPGGALMMEVGIGQIGALKQLAERAGFLQTRAMKDLAGIDRLLVAEIPA
- a CDS encoding DUF2089 domain-containing protein — encoded protein: MAKLLNLCPVCEEGLMAPRELCCQACGATVRAEFEPCRFCALSPEQSAFIELFLRCEGNITRVERELGISYPTVRNRLTQALRALGLARQTVDEAAQERRREILRAVARGDLPLTTAADALNDEG
- a CDS encoding nucleotidyltransferase, whose product is MNPLAETHVAALADLANAFERLKLKAVVIGGVAVCLVARPRYTRVVDALVMFDTEHVDALLADLEARGFVPRSRGMGNFARQARFVGLTHQRSGMAIDIALGCMHFEAEVIERSTEHLDGELKVRLPTPEDLIILKAIANRHQDRADIQTIAEVHPAIDRSRIRFWVEQYATLLEAPELWSTIEPLLTDPVGAGF
- a CDS encoding DUF1905 domain-containing protein, with amino-acid sequence MTPAVSIRFEAELFALKEQTILKVPAETSAKLPSRGQVAVNGTINSRVFRTVLEPDGRFGHWMRVDAGLQAALGIGAGDRASLVLEIADEWPEPEVPEDLVNALKAAPRDVQDKWSDITPMARWEWVRWVNETRNANTRAIRIDKTISKLGGKHRRPCCFNLAACTDPELARSGKLMDPPSSK
- a CDS encoding ABC transporter ATP-binding protein; this translates as MIECRQLSRQFDGLLAVDELTLTVPGGELFGFLGPNGAGKTTSIKLMTGLLRPTGGSARICGFDIQTQPIEARRTFGYVPDNPFLYEKLTGIEFLQFMADLYSVDARARSARIPELLELFELGSKARQLIGSYSRGMRQKIAFAGALIHAPRVLFLDEPTVGLDPDGARTMREVLKSLCRDGCAVFISTHILEIAEKICNRIGIIHRGRLIALGTVAEVCCESGSLEEVFLARTGSSGQGAGLTRLETECIS
- a CDS encoding VOC family protein, whose amino-acid sequence is MDKPAKNTICLWYDGNAEEAALFYARTFPDSAIGAVCRAPGDYPSGKKGDVLTVQFTVMGVPCLGLNGGSAFTHNEAFSFQVSTTDQEETDRYWNAIVGNGGQESVCGWCKDKWGISWQITPAVLVEGIADPDPAAAKRAFDAMMQMTKIDIAAIEAARRG
- the prfA gene encoding peptide chain release factor 1, which produces MSLEAALPRLEEIDRRYTDLLAQINDPEIGSDYQLYTQLARSRNELESVALAFREYRQLSTDIPEAEELVAASEADERIAAQEMLDEMRNRQAELDSQIRTLLLPQDRNDSRNVIMEIRAAAGGEEARLFAAEIFRMYARYAERRHWKLETLSLQETGLGGIQEVTCEVAGRGAWSQLKFEGGVHRVQRVPVTESSGRIQTSTVTVAVLPEAEEVDVEIDRNDVVEDVYHASSAGGQNVQKVATAIRLTHKPTGLVVTCQDERSQLQNKTKAWVVLRSRLYEAELARANAEMTNARRLQVGSGERSEKIRTYNFPDGRVTDHRINKTLHNVAGVLDGDIQSFIDELITFDQALKLQESAAA
- a CDS encoding CPBP family intramembrane metalloprotease gives rise to the protein MILQAAPSQAMTIAGQIVLLLMLISDSVILGVWLSYRRRCRLAIERPLAPGDDTGWPESQGERPDDADTSEAIEPPARESAAQVSLSDGDERAEPDPGMPNFDLSATEQEALGASNMPKPPFAARWSAVHWYLGVQAAIVIITVLVMPLMLPLFLFNPNAAADPNAVQAYLQQPWMTVALLVIQNIVFIGLPLWVFRLYGASLRSVGLGRPNWRLLCLGLLFGVGLLVFSNYLDAFVTELYRFALGAARFHALERAASSVDAGAMTKSMKSFPMRLAMALVGSIAVPIGEELLFRGWLYNCIKRRWNPGVGMVVSGLVFGAAHFNPIASPAIVVMGVLLAWAYESTGSLYVTMMMHGINNGVSFIVLLVPHSR